Proteins from a genomic interval of Watersipora subatra chromosome 10, tzWatSuba1.1, whole genome shotgun sequence:
- the LOC137406985 gene encoding uncharacterized protein produces METVKAGNFNVKLEIDAIENKSEDKDSQFKFDYDLDNEKEMNRVSSRDKYKSRGYGKDRKSSKYNKDYSKVRSSRDYISSSRDSVRERPLEWRRRSRDRYSPRRYDDRSSKNSRRYSSPGADKCYGCGVRGHEIRFCPEVRCFFGATKGHTIKDCKVRRSQRRDRYESSGSSEGRRSPTPRVRFSESSNSS; encoded by the coding sequence ATGGAAACTGTTAAAGCAGGCAATTTTaatgtgaaattggaaataGATGCAATAGAAAACAAATCAGAGGACAAAGATAGTCAATTTAAATTTGACTATGATTTGGATAATGAGAAAGAAATGAATAGAGTATCTTCTAGAGATAAATATAAATCTAGAGGGTATGGTAAGGATAGGAAGtcaagtaaatacaataaagactatagtaaagtTAGAAGCTCTAGAGACTATATTAGCTCATCTAGGGATTCTGTTAGAGAGAGACCACTTGAATGGCGTAGGAGAAGTAGAGACAGGTATTCCCCGAGGAGATATGATGATAGATCTAGCAAAAATTCTAGACGGTATTCATCTCCAGGGGCAGATAAATGCTATGGTTGTGGAGTGAGAGGACATGAAATCAGATTTTGTCCAGAGGTAAGATGCTTTTTTGGTGCTACCAAAGGGCACACAATTAAGGACTGCAAGGTACGTAGGAGTCAAAGGAGAGATAGGTACGAAAGTAGTGGAAGTAGTGAAGGTAGAAGAAGTCCTACTCCCAGAGTAAGGTTTTCTGAGTCTAGTAATAGCAGCTGA